gaataattgcTATGCGTAttggaaaattatattttttttttaattataattttcttcgcAATTGAAATTTATGTCTGTTATCTTCAATATCACTAGCTTttgagaataataaaaataaatctgaattattttttccaactgGTACCAACTATTGAAAATCGTTCAAAAATATGGGAAAATCGAAAAGTTTGATCTGCTCTTCCATCGATCTGGACCACAAGCTGGTCAGCCAAGAGGTTATGCTTTTGTAACGTATGTGACTGTTGAAGATGctgaaaaagcaaaaaaaattctacataaTGCTAAATTAGGATCTAAGAATGTCATCGTCCATTGGGCTCACACCGTTTCTGAGGTAATttgagttaaatattaatttatttattcataaacatttttatcattgtaagtaaattttcaaataattaaatttttcattatttaatgttgactttaatttttgagaCTTTATtgaatactgaaaaaaaaacaaaaatacattCATCAAATGATAAGTGTagcaattaataattgatttgttaattattaattatataatctatataattaagagaaaaagcaaaattttatgtaaagcatatttttattttaaaagcaatttttatagttaaatttgatATCATTTGAAAGCTTTTGTATCTTTTTAcaatactaaataattttcggtgatagtcaattttttggagcagttttaaataatttgttgatTCTATAAGTTTGTTTCGTgacattttcaattaaatagttgttaatatttgaattattactTAATCAACAGATATAATCctgtatttttatcattaaaaaaaattgttaatatttgtAGGTGGAAAACGACAAGGCAAAACCACTGATTGACATTCCAGCTCTATCAGGTgccaaaaaagaagaaaaaaaaataagtcgcGAAATAGCGATACAAGCAATTGAagccaaattaaaattaatgaaagaaTGTGAAGAAGAATTCGAATTGAACAAACCTTTAGTTGGTAATCCAATAATTCGGCAGTACCAAAAGCCTGAAACGCCAAAACCATCATCATCAAGCAAACACTATCTCCATCGACATCACCAGAATCGTCCATACTCCAGATCGAAGCCGAGAAGATAAAAATAGCTCCcgactatatttttattaatcaaatatatttaatcaatagtggctttttaaacaatttttatccATGACAATTGTAAGTCGTCCTACTGTGTCTTCGTTTATAAGTGTTTTTGAGATTTaattatacacatatatattgtcaaaaaattattttcgttGCTTTGTATGTGATTAAAACTCAACGAAAACTATATATCAATaactaaaacaaaaaactacGAACTGAAGCTCTATGATATTATTGtacaagtaatttattaattaaatacgcatttcaaaaaaaaaactaattttaataattattattataattacaattaaaatataaagctTATCAACTAATAATaacttatttcattttttccatAACTTCGGCGAATAAATCTGGATTGTATTTATACTTTCCTCTCATGTGGAAAGGTAATGGTACAACACTAGGACAGGGTAATTGCCCAGGTACCTCACATATACAATGTCTAGGGCAACCATTACCGAAGTTTGctggatttatttttttctcagctgcaGCTGCCTCTTTTTCCAGCACATCTTGTGTTTTGCCAAcgacttttattaaatgttcCATGATTTCTTCTTTCGTTCTGCTTTCAATATCAATCAACATCTTTTTGCCATTTGCtacaatagtttaaataaaaattaatcatattaaatcaaaaatacttggcagattatttttcatagatACATACCATAGTAACATGTGATAAATGGTGAGggagtcaaatttttaattgaaattatttgtaCATCAGGATTTCTGTATTGAACTTGTGGAACATACCAAAAGATAAAATctctgtaataaataattttatcgttaccattataatattttattagaaaaaacaaatggtaaataaaattttactttgctCCTTGATGATGTTCACCGTgtgtattgtaattaattgaaaatacttGAATGCCATTTTTTAAAGCCAATTTTCCagcatttaaatatttcattgttcTCCTTATAGGAGCTGCTCCTATCATGAAcggcatttttaaattatttatttatccaattttttaataactaaacaCTCGCTCCAATGCTAAATTTTCTGTCAACTTTAGGGTTATGTCCGATTTTACCGACGGACTCGATTGAACCTCACTAACATTTAATATATAACAGCATATAAGAGACTAATGTCAGTGCTCCACATTTATTTGCTTCGTGCACACATATACTACTTCAAGAGTAAGTATGTATTGTGTATACTTTAGTGTTCCTTTAGCATCCAAAAACTCCACTCGCCTTTTTGGTGGCGCTGTCAGTATGCATGAATACGTACTTCATACACCTACACGCTGTTAATGAACTAGTATTAGTATTTTTGTGCACGGAGCGAAACTTAGAACATACATGTGTGTGTAACCGGGCTGATTTTTGTATGcactgaataaataaaatctcagCCACCTTTCTCTGCTGCACTTTCTGTGAACCAGCTGTTacgaaaaaattcttaaacattaattaataactagaaaaaaaaattaaattaattgttgcACCATCTTATTGATCCAGgtaatattttacttaattttaacctcgtaaatattttttcaaattcaatatGTTTGtgaatagaaataaataacacTTCTTGTGCGTCAGGTTATCAAGATGAGTGAATCAATGACCGCTAAAGAAATTCGCCAGGCTTACATCGATTTTTTTAAGGGAAAAAATCACGAGTACGTTCATTCAAGCTCTACGATTCCTCATGATGATCCAACTTTACTGTTTGCCAATGCTGGAATGAACCaggtatattttttatgatactaaacttggagacatctgataatttttagaatttttttaacagataaattatagtaagaaaaatttattcaaaaaattccatctttaaaagctctaaaaaattatgaatgaaattttttaaaaataattttttatacttaatttatttttcaagaaaaattaaaaaattgtctctGCTAATTTTAGTGTCATATATTTCTAACTTAACATGtgactataaattattatttttgaggaaaaattatatttttatttttaattgcagTTCAAGCCCATTTTCTTGGGTACCGTGGATCCAAACAGCGACATGGCAAAATGGGTGCGAGTAGTAAACTCTCAAAAATGTATCAGAGCTGGAGGAAAGCATAACGATCTAGACGACGTAGGCAAAGATGTTTATCACCACACGTTTTTCGAGATGATGGGCAACTGGTCTTTCGGAGACTACTTCAAGAAAGAAATATGTACTTGGGCTTGGGAGTTTTTGACGCAGATGATGAAGCTGCCAGCAGATAGGTTGTACGTTACCTACTTCGGTGGAGATGAAAAAGCAAACCTCGCTCCAGATGAGGAGTGCAGACAGCTGTGGCTGTCAGTAGGAGTTCCAGAGTCCCACATCTTGCCAGGAAGTATGAAAgataatttttgggaaatggGAGAGACTGGGCCGTGTGGTCCATGCAGCGAATTGCACTATGATCGCATTGGTGGTCGAGAAGCCGCTCACTTGGTCAACATGGATGACCCAGATGTTTTAGAAATCTGGAATCTTGTGTTTATTCAGTTCAATCGCGAGTCTGATGGGAGTCTCCGTAATTTGCCGAAGAAACATATCGATTGTGGTCTGGGTTTAGAGCGTTTGATTTCTGTTATTCAAAACAAGCGTGCTAATTACGACACTGACTTGTTCATGCCGCTGTTCCAAGCAATTCAAAGTGGCACAGGAGCGCGACCTTATACGGGGAAAGTTGCCGAAGAAGATCAAGACGGAATAGACATGGCGTATCGTGTGTTGGCTGATCATGCACGTACTATTACCGTCGCCTTAGCTGATGGAGGAATGCCAGACAACACCGGAAGAGGATATGTATTGAGAAGAATTTTGCGTCGTGCTGTTCGTTATGCGACTGAAAAACTAAATGCAAAGCCTGGTTTTTTCGGATCTCTAGTCATGGTAGTCGTAAATTTACTCGGTGATGTTTTTCCAGAATTGAAGAAAGATCCCCaatctattattgatattattaatgaagaagaaactcaatttttgaaaacacTATCTCGGGGACGTAATCTTCTTTACCGTACAATTGCCAAACTAGACAACGCTAAAGTTGTTCCAGGAGATGTTGCCTGGCGTCTTTACGATACTTATGGATTCCCTGTTGACCTTACGCAATTGATGACGGAGGAAAAAGGCATGGAAGTTGACATGGTCGGTTATGAAGAAGCTAAAAAAGCAGCTCAGCTTGCATCCCAGAGTAAAGCTGGGGGTGTTGATGACCAAATAAACCTTGACGTTCATGCAATTACAGAATTGCAGAAAATGAACATTCCTCCTACGGATGACtcttttaaatacaattatagTTCGACGGACGATAAAAACTCCGAGTATACGTTTGAATCGTGTGCAGGTACTGTGATAGCAATGAGGCGCGCTAGGAAATTTGTTGAAGAAGCATTACCAGGAGAAGAGGTAGGAATTTTACTGGACAAAACTTGCTTTTACGCTGAACAGGGAGGTCAGATTTACGACGAAgggtttttaataaaagaatcgAATAATCAAGATGATAATACTGAGATTCGTGTGACAAATGTTCAAGTACGTGGTGGTTACGTTCTTCACATCGG
This genomic interval from Cotesia glomerata isolate CgM1 linkage group LG1, MPM_Cglom_v2.3, whole genome shotgun sequence contains the following:
- the LOC123259148 gene encoding probable 28S ribosomal protein S25, mitochondrial encodes the protein MPFMIGAAPIRRTMKYLNAGKLALKNGIQVFSINYNTHGEHHQGAKDFIFWYVPQVQYRNPDVQIISIKNLTPSPFITCYYANGKKMLIDIESRTKEEIMEHLIKVVGKTQDVLEKEAAAAEKKINPANFGNGCPRHCICEVPGQLPCPSVVPLPFHMRGKYKYNPDLFAEVMEKMK
- the LOC123259086 gene encoding alanine--tRNA ligase, cytoplasmic, whose amino-acid sequence is MSESMTAKEIRQAYIDFFKGKNHEYVHSSSTIPHDDPTLLFANAGMNQFKPIFLGTVDPNSDMAKWVRVVNSQKCIRAGGKHNDLDDVGKDVYHHTFFEMMGNWSFGDYFKKEICTWAWEFLTQMMKLPADRLYVTYFGGDEKANLAPDEECRQLWLSVGVPESHILPGSMKDNFWEMGETGPCGPCSELHYDRIGGREAAHLVNMDDPDVLEIWNLVFIQFNRESDGSLRNLPKKHIDCGLGLERLISVIQNKRANYDTDLFMPLFQAIQSGTGARPYTGKVAEEDQDGIDMAYRVLADHARTITVALADGGMPDNTGRGYVLRRILRRAVRYATEKLNAKPGFFGSLVMVVVNLLGDVFPELKKDPQSIIDIINEEETQFLKTLSRGRNLLYRTIAKLDNAKVVPGDVAWRLYDTYGFPVDLTQLMTEEKGMEVDMVGYEEAKKAAQLASQSKAGGVDDQINLDVHAITELQKMNIPPTDDSFKYNYSSTDDKNSEYTFESCAGTVIAMRRARKFVEEALPGEEVGILLDKTCFYAEQGGQIYDEGFLIKESNNQDDNTEIRVTNVQVRGGYVLHIGTVGTGVLKKGDKLQLNIDTARRRLIMSNHSATHALNFALRKVLGTEADQKGSLVAPDRLRFDFTNKGAMATKDIKSVEESTVGLIEDNRKIYARESKLGLAKTIQGLRAMFEETYPDPVRIVSMGVPIEELEKNPLGPAAMTTSVEFCGGTHLHYTGHIGDFVIASEEAIAKGIRRIVALTGPEAAKALKKVEILQNQVNAIEENMASDKEFKFTKEHTKNILELLNDVSQATIAAWKKDTLRLKLNGMKKTLDDRERQAKAAVATSVLEKATLIIEDKAGTPVLVEEFQAYNNTKALDAALKKVRTLSPNTSALFFSIDEDTKKIFALASVPKEAVQKGLTANEWIQAIVPLIGGKGGGKAEAAQASGPNYSCLKEAMKIAREYASSKLGN
- the LOC123259136 gene encoding probable RNA-binding protein 18 yields the protein MTDTPKLPLPLNPIKSSPLEERRLWVGNLDLRINEYQLLKIVQKYGKIEKFDLLFHRSGPQAGQPRGYAFVTYVTVEDAEKAKKILHNAKLGSKNVIVHWAHTVSEVENDKAKPLIDIPALSGAKKEEKKISREIAIQAIEAKLKLMKECEEEFELNKPLVGNPIIRQYQKPETPKPSSSSKHYLHRHHQNRPYSRSKPRR